One stretch of Oceanithermus profundus DSM 14977 DNA includes these proteins:
- a CDS encoding DUF6094 domain-containing protein, protein MRHAGRVKAGFFPTPLSVIEWIGRIVLPPMTWSGEYVSLAALDPAVGDGEAFGALTGLVGESHKVYVKAYGIELDRHRATKARGKVEKVAVGNALGFEAAGFSLLFLNPPYDDAGGGKRLEVEFLERFVDALVPQGVLVYIIPEYSLPAAAGLLLSHYEEVRALRFPEPEYRAFRQVVVLGRKRKDPVIVEDPRLEPEEQDLRHVALSRTLRYTVPKGDLDAIRLVDRGLEPEDYLKLAARSPAWDSLRARARSVEAPAKMPPLVPLSREHLALLVAAGHLNETVVATDEGPLLLRGRVEKVREELPPEDDGERKIQLVRERYVSTIQAFNLQTHELKEIR, encoded by the coding sequence ATGAGGCACGCTGGTCGAGTCAAGGCAGGCTTCTTTCCCACCCCTTTGAGCGTAATCGAGTGGATCGGCCGGATCGTCTTACCCCCGATGACATGGAGCGGGGAGTACGTGAGCCTGGCCGCCCTCGACCCCGCCGTCGGGGATGGCGAGGCCTTCGGCGCCCTCACGGGGTTGGTTGGTGAGTCGCACAAGGTTTACGTAAAGGCTTACGGCATCGAGCTCGACCGACATCGAGCGACCAAGGCCCGAGGCAAGGTCGAGAAGGTGGCCGTTGGCAACGCCCTGGGGTTCGAAGCAGCGGGGTTCTCGTTGCTCTTCCTCAATCCTCCCTACGATGACGCGGGCGGCGGGAAGCGCCTCGAGGTCGAGTTCCTCGAACGTTTCGTGGACGCCCTGGTTCCTCAGGGGGTGCTGGTCTACATCATTCCGGAGTATTCCTTGCCCGCCGCCGCCGGGTTGCTGCTCAGCCACTACGAGGAAGTGCGCGCCCTGCGCTTTCCCGAACCCGAGTACCGGGCGTTTCGCCAGGTGGTCGTCCTGGGCAGGAAGCGCAAGGACCCCGTCATCGTCGAAGATCCTCGCCTCGAACCTGAAGAGCAAGACCTAAGGCACGTTGCCCTTTCCCGTACTTTGCGCTACACGGTGCCGAAAGGCGACCTCGATGCAATACGGCTCGTCGACCGGGGGCTCGAGCCCGAAGACTACCTCAAGCTGGCCGCCCGAAGCCCCGCATGGGACAGCTTGCGCGCTCGTGCCCGCAGCGTCGAGGCGCCCGCGAAGATGCCCCCGCTCGTTCCGCTGAGCCGCGAACACCTCGCCCTGCTGGTCGCCGCAGGCCACCTGAACGAAACCGTCGTGGCCACCGACGAGGGGCCGCTGCTGCTGCGCGGTCGCGTCGAGAAGGTCCGTGAGGAGTTGCCCCCGGAAGACGACGGGGAGCGCAAGATCCAGCTCGTGCGCGAACGTTACGTATCCACGATCCAGGCCTTCAACCTCCAGACTCACGAGCTCAAGGAGATCCGATGA